Proteins from a genomic interval of bacterium BMS3Abin08:
- a CDS encoding zinc resistance protein: MQGNRLFGIIFCAVLLILFSADLSHAQWWKNKDLTAKLKLTEKQSKAIDVIYDGYVRKLMIMSKKLMDNNRKLNQLLLKEDIDEKEVIGVADEVTGLRRSLMMDTLTMKLTVRRLLNKGQIKSLLNERPRVFTLKSRWGGREAFRKAVRRMGAAMKKKEESK, encoded by the coding sequence ATGCAAGGAAACAGGCTTTTTGGAATAATCTTCTGTGCGGTCCTGCTCATACTGTTTTCCGCAGATCTTTCACATGCCCAGTGGTGGAAGAACAAGGATTTAACGGCTAAACTGAAACTGACGGAAAAGCAGAGCAAGGCAATTGACGTCATATATGACGGCTATGTAAGAAAACTTATGATAATGAGTAAGAAACTGATGGACAATAACAGGAAGCTGAACCAACTGCTGTTGAAGGAGGATATAGATGAGAAGGAGGTCATCGGTGTGGCGGATGAGGTGACCGGCTTGAGGCGTTCACTGATGATGGACACGCTGACAATGAAGCTGACGGTGAGAAGGCTTCTCAATAAGGGCCAGATAAAGTCACTGCTGAACGAAAGGCCCAGGGTGTTCACTCTCAAGAGCAGATGGGGTGGCAGGGAGGCCTTCAGGAAGGCCGTCAGAAGGATGGGGGCTGCAATGAAGAAGAAGGAAGAGAGCAAGTGA
- the murQ gene encoding N-acetylmuramic acid 6-phosphate etherase codes for MSTEDLNPRSEDIDSLSVGEIVTLMNEEDMAVVRAVGDVKESICRAVEDAIHAIRSGGGLIYIGAGTSGRLGVLDASEMYPTFGVSGITIRAIIAGGNDALLHPAEGAEDDGVSGRDAVSGLTEKDMLLGISASGMTPFVVSALKEGKRAGARCWLLTCNDIGHDFLDGLISIKTGAEVVAGSTRLKAGTVTKMVLNMISTATMIKLGRVYKGYMVDVVPASAKLKRRATRMVQAITGCPEADAVNCLNRSGWNPKLAVLMIMKGLDMDAAMMMLKQSEGILRKALK; via the coding sequence ATGTCAACCGAAGACCTGAATCCACGCTCGGAAGATATTGATTCCCTGTCTGTCGGGGAGATCGTAACCCTCATGAATGAAGAGGATATGGCTGTCGTCCGGGCGGTAGGGGATGTGAAGGAATCAATATGCAGGGCGGTGGAGGATGCAATACATGCAATAAGGTCAGGCGGCGGACTCATCTATATCGGTGCCGGCACGAGTGGAAGGCTCGGTGTGCTTGACGCTTCGGAGATGTATCCCACCTTCGGGGTGTCGGGAATCACCATAAGGGCAATCATTGCAGGAGGCAATGACGCCCTGTTGCATCCGGCGGAGGGTGCAGAGGACGATGGGGTCTCAGGAAGGGATGCTGTTTCCGGCCTTACTGAAAAGGATATGCTCCTCGGTATTTCAGCAAGCGGAATGACACCCTTTGTTGTTTCTGCATTAAAGGAGGGTAAGAGAGCAGGTGCCCGGTGCTGGCTTCTCACATGCAATGATATCGGGCATGATTTCCTTGATGGTCTAATCAGCATAAAGACGGGAGCCGAGGTAGTGGCGGGCTCTACAAGGCTCAAGGCCGGGACTGTAACCAAGATGGTTCTCAACATGATCTCAACTGCCACTATGATAAAGCTCGGGAGGGTTTACAAGGGATACATGGTGGATGTAGTCCCTGCAAGTGCAAAGCTCAAGAGGAGGGCAACCAGGATGGTTCAGGCCATAACAGGGTGTCCTGAAGCGGATGCGGTGAATTGCCTTAACCGTTCCGGCTGGAATCCAAAACTTGCCGTCCTTATGATAATGAAGGGGCTTGACATGGATGCAGCCATGATGATGCTTAAGCAGTCGGAAGGGATATTGAGAAAGGCACTGAAATGA
- the anmK gene encoding anhydro-N-acetylmuramic acid kinase, which translates to MRIIGLMSGTSHDGVDAALVEIEGLYKKKQPRNVKTGLYIPLDDTAHGPINVGFIHHLHRCYHKSLRDDIDRAFTGDTERICGLNFRLGKVFSEVVLDLLKRHGLKASDIDAVSSHGQTVCHIPPKGRRRGATLQIGEPAVIAELTGILTVSDFRVRDMAAGGQGAPLVPLSDYLMFRKKGLTRAVLNIGGIANVTIVRDRPEDTIAFDTGPGNALMDEAVKIFTGGKLPFDRNGAIAKKGKLNGKLLKELLSHPYFRKGPPKSTGREEFGREMVSIILRKHRSLSFEDIVTTLTHLTVISIHRSLGRYSPDELIVTGGGTKNSFMTGLLRDMFRDGGTDVNDISRYGIPPLAKEAVSFAVLGYLTLKGRAGNIPAATGAGHPVILGKLTLP; encoded by the coding sequence ATGAGAATAATCGGACTCATGTCCGGGACCTCCCATGACGGCGTGGATGCGGCGCTTGTTGAGATAGAAGGGCTTTATAAAAAGAAACAACCCCGCAACGTAAAGACGGGGCTCTATATCCCCCTTGACGATACGGCTCACGGTCCCATCAATGTAGGTTTTATACATCACCTTCACCGTTGCTACCACAAGTCACTGCGCGATGATATTGATAGGGCCTTTACCGGGGATACAGAGCGTATCTGCGGGCTTAATTTCAGACTCGGCAAGGTTTTTTCAGAGGTTGTTCTTGATCTTCTAAAAAGGCATGGCCTTAAGGCGTCTGATATCGATGCAGTTTCTTCCCATGGACAGACCGTCTGCCACATCCCTCCAAAGGGAAGGAGGAGGGGAGCAACCCTCCAGATAGGGGAGCCTGCTGTGATAGCTGAACTGACCGGTATTCTTACCGTCTCCGACTTCAGGGTCCGGGACATGGCGGCAGGGGGACAGGGGGCACCGCTTGTGCCTCTGTCAGACTACCTGATGTTTCGCAAAAAGGGCCTTACAAGGGCTGTTCTGAATATAGGGGGTATTGCAAATGTTACCATCGTCAGAGACAGGCCCGAAGATACCATTGCCTTTGATACCGGCCCCGGCAATGCCTTGATGGATGAGGCAGTTAAGATTTTTACAGGGGGGAAACTCCCATTCGACCGTAACGGAGCAATTGCAAAAAAAGGGAAGCTGAACGGGAAACTGCTTAAGGAACTGCTCTCTCATCCCTATTTCAGAAAGGGGCCGCCAAAGTCCACAGGGCGGGAGGAATTCGGCAGGGAGATGGTCTCGATCATCCTGAGAAAACACAGGTCCCTGAGTTTTGAGGATATCGTTACAACACTTACCCATCTTACGGTAATCAGCATTCACAGGTCCCTCGGGAGATACAGCCCTGATGAACTGATAGTTACCGGTGGTGGAACGAAAAACAGTTTTATGACGGGGCTTCTGAGGGATATGTTCAGAGACGGCGGAACAGACGTAAACGACATATCCCGCTATGGTATCCCTCCCCTTGCCAAGGAGGCGGTGAGTTTTGCGGTGCTTGGGTATCTTACACTGAAGGGGAGGGCGGGGAACATCCCTGCCGCTACAGGGGCTGGACACCCTGTTATACTTGGAAAGCTGACGCTGCCGTGA
- the trxB_2 gene encoding thioredoxin reductase, which yields METVVTPDMRDILKKEFSKLKDTVVLKVFTKKGLNDRFNEFTVSLTEEFSSLSKKIKTEYFSLDSGEARRYGIDTSPVILISPDRYKIRFMGAPMGEEGKSIVAGVVLASQGKGLLSAESAKRLKELGEPREIMVFVSPTCPYCPQQVVYAISSAIEAPDKVSVKVVEIYENRTLAERYQVVSVPQTVINGNVVASGVQPEEVFTDSLFAGAPVEIKAAPAKGEVIKKDVVIVGAGPGGLTAAIYAERAGLSTVVLEKGNIGGQVAVTPVVENYPGYTRIPGKTLMDMMAQQAIQYTEIHQGEEVLDIGKEETYFEIKSTSNIYEARAIILATGAKHRKLGAPGEERFFGRGVSYCATCDGYFFKDGRKVIMLGGGNAAVTEALYLESLGVDVTLVHRQDKLRAEERLQQNLKERGIPVLWNTVVEEIMGDAVVNAVKLKNLKEKRSYVMDIDGVFIAIGYEPLNGIARKLKLKLSPEGYIVVDERQRTSLRGVYAAGDITGGIKQIVTAVGQGSVAALTAFEDLTNPYWKKTPDS from the coding sequence ATGGAAACGGTTGTCACCCCTGATATGAGGGATATCCTGAAAAAGGAGTTCTCCAAGCTGAAGGATACCGTAGTACTGAAGGTGTTTACAAAAAAGGGGCTTAATGACAGGTTTAATGAATTCACGGTAAGCCTGACTGAAGAATTTTCATCATTAAGCAAAAAAATAAAAACGGAGTATTTCAGTCTCGACAGCGGGGAGGCCCGGAGGTACGGGATAGATACCTCCCCTGTAATCCTGATCAGTCCGGACAGGTATAAGATCCGGTTTATGGGCGCACCGATGGGAGAGGAGGGGAAGTCAATCGTTGCCGGGGTAGTTCTTGCCTCTCAAGGGAAAGGCCTCCTTTCGGCAGAGTCCGCCAAGAGGCTGAAGGAACTCGGGGAACCAAGGGAGATAATGGTTTTTGTCAGTCCTACCTGTCCTTACTGCCCCCAGCAGGTAGTCTATGCAATTTCGTCAGCCATCGAAGCTCCTGATAAGGTCTCCGTCAAGGTGGTCGAGATTTATGAAAACAGGACACTTGCCGAGCGGTATCAGGTCGTTTCCGTTCCCCAGACCGTGATAAACGGTAATGTCGTTGCATCAGGTGTTCAGCCCGAGGAGGTCTTTACAGACAGCCTGTTTGCAGGTGCACCTGTTGAGATCAAGGCAGCCCCTGCAAAGGGCGAAGTTATCAAAAAGGACGTGGTTATTGTTGGAGCCGGCCCTGGTGGGCTGACGGCTGCAATATATGCAGAGAGGGCAGGCCTGAGTACGGTTGTCCTTGAGAAGGGCAATATTGGAGGGCAGGTAGCGGTGACACCGGTGGTAGAGAACTATCCGGGGTATACAAGGATACCCGGTAAGACCCTTATGGACATGATGGCACAGCAGGCAATTCAGTATACCGAGATCCACCAGGGGGAAGAGGTGCTCGATATCGGGAAGGAAGAGACTTATTTTGAGATAAAAAGCACTTCCAACATTTATGAGGCCAGGGCTATTATACTTGCAACAGGGGCAAAGCACAGGAAACTCGGCGCCCCGGGCGAGGAGAGGTTTTTCGGAAGAGGGGTCAGCTACTGTGCTACCTGTGACGGATATTTCTTCAAGGATGGCAGGAAGGTGATTATGCTTGGAGGGGGAAACGCCGCTGTGACCGAGGCGCTCTATCTTGAGAGCCTGGGAGTGGACGTAACCCTTGTGCACAGACAGGACAAACTGAGGGCGGAGGAGAGGCTGCAGCAGAACCTGAAGGAACGCGGGATCCCCGTTCTGTGGAATACGGTTGTTGAAGAGATCATGGGAGATGCGGTAGTTAATGCGGTGAAACTGAAGAATCTCAAAGAGAAAAGATCCTATGTGATGGATATCGATGGTGTATTTATAGCAATCGGGTATGAGCCCCTCAACGGGATTGCCAGGAAATTGAAGCTCAAACTCTCTCCTGAAGGCTATATAGTGGTCGATGAAAGGCAGAGGACATCACTGAGGGGTGTTTATGCTGCCGGGGACATTACCGGTGGAATAAAGCAGATAGTAACCGCTGTCGGGCAGGGCTCAGTTGCAGCACTGACGGCCTTTGAAGACCTTACGAATCCCTACTGGAAGAAAACCCCGGATTCCTGA
- the pgi gene encoding glucose-6-phosphate isomerase: MISLNIANVMEEVVGEKGLHERELEGLKEKAYNALDRIIDGKLDGLAFLDLAKQDTSRIREAASRVRDNSDYFLLLGIGGSALGPRAILEALSPFRNLKNKPGVFIYDNVDPRTLSSILSLVDLKKTTVNVITKSGSTAETAASFMILWEEMGKVLGKDAPAHFIPTTDPVNGNMREIVNRFGLESLEIPPGVGGRYSVLSPVGLLLAEVAGIDSRELLKGAGDMRSRCLERDLWRNPALLTASCLVLLGFRGRVIDVMIPYADGLKYFSEWFCQLWAESLGKLGLGFTPYPSVGTTDQHSQLQLWMEGPEDKVVIFLRVEDYGVDIRIPEVFEDMDGLNYLSGHSLSELIKAEEESSELALARAGRPSLTVTAPRIDAYHLGQLFMFFEIVTALTGFLLGINPFNQPGVEKGKNFTYGVMGKKGYEEKRIEVEKAREKKTCWEV, translated from the coding sequence ATGATCTCCCTGAACATTGCAAACGTTATGGAGGAAGTGGTAGGAGAAAAAGGACTTCACGAGAGAGAGCTTGAGGGGCTTAAGGAAAAGGCATATAATGCACTTGACCGGATTATTGACGGAAAGTTGGATGGTCTTGCCTTTCTTGACCTGGCTAAGCAGGATACTTCAAGGATCAGAGAGGCCGCATCGCGGGTAAGGGACAACTCGGATTATTTCCTCCTTCTGGGAATCGGCGGCTCCGCCCTTGGCCCCAGGGCAATACTCGAGGCATTAAGTCCCTTTCGCAACCTGAAAAATAAACCGGGGGTGTTCATTTATGACAACGTCGATCCAAGAACACTCTCTTCCATCCTCTCTTTAGTAGACCTCAAAAAAACCACTGTAAATGTGATTACCAAGTCGGGGAGCACTGCGGAAACGGCTGCCTCTTTCATGATTCTGTGGGAAGAGATGGGGAAGGTCCTGGGTAAAGACGCCCCTGCGCATTTCATCCCCACGACCGATCCGGTAAATGGAAACATGAGAGAGATCGTGAACCGCTTCGGGCTTGAGTCGCTTGAAATCCCACCCGGAGTCGGCGGCAGGTATTCGGTCCTGAGCCCTGTCGGGCTCTTACTTGCCGAAGTAGCCGGCATAGACTCACGGGAACTTCTCAAGGGTGCGGGAGATATGAGATCGAGGTGCCTTGAAAGGGACCTCTGGCGGAACCCCGCTCTTCTGACGGCGTCATGCCTGGTCCTCCTTGGTTTCCGGGGCAGGGTTATAGATGTTATGATCCCTTATGCAGACGGTCTCAAGTACTTCTCCGAGTGGTTCTGTCAGTTATGGGCTGAAAGCCTCGGCAAACTCGGCCTTGGATTCACTCCCTATCCCTCGGTTGGGACAACCGACCAGCACTCGCAGCTTCAGCTCTGGATGGAAGGGCCCGAAGACAAGGTTGTGATCTTCCTGAGGGTGGAAGACTATGGTGTTGATATAAGGATACCTGAGGTATTCGAGGACATGGATGGTCTAAACTATCTCTCCGGTCATTCCCTGTCTGAACTCATAAAGGCAGAGGAGGAGTCATCCGAACTCGCCCTTGCAAGGGCTGGACGACCGAGCCTGACGGTAACAGCCCCCCGGATAGATGCCTATCATCTTGGACAGCTCTTTATGTTTTTTGAGATAGTAACGGCGCTGACCGGCTTCCTCCTCGGCATTAATCCCTTCAATCAGCCCGGAGTTGAGAAGGGGAAAAACTTCACGTATGGAGTGATGGGCAAGAAGGGGTATGAAGAGAAGAGGATAGAGGTTGAGAAGGCAAGGGAGAAGAAGACCTGTTGGGAGGTGTGA
- the nicX gene encoding 2,5-dihydroxypyridine 5,6-dioxygenase: MLTGAVRGIFHTNLGVKRDERVLIFTDKPTERDLLPEEDLNRWARLRDVVMLVLETGRGFTENCTFYSYPSRGGHGTEPPEGLWKAAFGEEIVSRLKQKRLLSALLHKKASPEKIHEAEKIVSSYRKRAVDVVIALSNYSTSHTRFRDFLTRLCGTRYASMPLFDVSMLEGAMDVDWKKLEKRTKAVARLVKRGSVVTIRSPNGTDITLSKRGRKTLADTGNLRKPGSFGNLPAGEVFFAPPEGTAEGRLVLEWAPTRRLSSPVNLVVKNGRVEAIEGREDFVKVLEDKLSERVENGNIAEVGIGTNERATRPDNILESEKILGTVHVALGDNSSFGGVTKTPFHQDFVFFHPTVLLQPDSGEGVLLMKDGEMIEEYN, from the coding sequence ATGCTGACAGGTGCGGTAAGGGGAATATTCCATACAAACCTCGGGGTTAAAAGAGATGAGAGGGTCCTCATTTTTACCGACAAACCGACAGAGAGGGATCTCCTGCCAGAAGAAGACCTGAATCGCTGGGCTCGTCTTCGCGACGTGGTGATGCTTGTTCTTGAAACGGGAAGGGGATTTACGGAAAACTGTACTTTTTACTCTTATCCCTCACGGGGAGGTCACGGAACCGAACCTCCCGAAGGCCTCTGGAAGGCGGCATTTGGTGAGGAGATCGTCTCCCGCCTCAAGCAAAAGAGGCTCCTGAGTGCCCTCCTGCATAAGAAGGCCTCCCCTGAGAAGATTCATGAGGCGGAGAAGATCGTCTCCAGTTACCGGAAGAGGGCTGTTGACGTTGTGATTGCCCTTTCAAACTATTCCACAAGTCATACGAGGTTCCGGGATTTTCTTACGAGGCTCTGCGGGACCCGATATGCCAGTATGCCGCTTTTTGATGTCTCCATGCTTGAGGGCGCCATGGATGTTGACTGGAAGAAACTCGAAAAGAGGACAAAGGCTGTTGCACGGCTGGTGAAGAGGGGGTCTGTAGTAACGATCAGAAGCCCAAACGGCACGGATATAACCCTGTCAAAAAGGGGGAGAAAGACCCTTGCAGACACGGGGAACCTTCGCAAGCCGGGTTCTTTCGGGAATCTCCCGGCGGGTGAGGTCTTTTTTGCACCTCCTGAGGGAACGGCGGAGGGGAGGCTCGTGCTTGAATGGGCGCCGACGAGGAGGCTGTCCTCACCGGTGAACCTTGTTGTTAAAAATGGCCGTGTCGAGGCAATCGAGGGCAGGGAGGACTTTGTTAAAGTCCTTGAGGATAAACTCTCCGAACGGGTGGAAAACGGCAATATTGCCGAGGTGGGAATCGGCACTAACGAACGTGCAACAAGACCGGATAACATCCTTGAGTCCGAGAAGATACTCGGGACTGTTCATGTAGCGCTTGGGGACAACAGTTCCTTCGGGGGTGTTACAAAGACGCCCTTCCATCAGGACTTCGTATTTTTCCATCCGACGGTATTACTCCAACCGGACAGTGGAGAGGGTGTACTGTTGATGAAGGACGGAGAGATGATAGAGGAATATAATTAG
- the ftsE gene encoding cell division ATP-binding protein FtsE produces MISLTGVSKVFDNVNALRNITFTIEKGEFCFVTGPSGAGKSTLLRLIYLAEKPDEGRINIAGWDSRTLKESSIPYLRRNIGIVFQDFKLLNNRNVYDNIALALRIRRVREKEIKDRVHESLKLVNLRHKVDSFPKALSGGEQQRVTIARAIVGEPTVLIADEPTGNLDADNTSGIMEIFRDINAKGTTIIFATHDRDLFRGTGLRVLGLDGGNFVTDEKG; encoded by the coding sequence TTGATATCCTTGACCGGGGTCTCCAAGGTATTCGACAATGTTAACGCCCTGAGAAATATAACCTTTACCATAGAAAAGGGGGAATTCTGCTTCGTTACCGGGCCCAGTGGGGCAGGAAAGTCAACACTTCTCAGACTCATATACCTTGCAGAGAAGCCTGATGAGGGACGGATTAACATTGCAGGCTGGGACTCCAGGACACTGAAAGAGTCCTCGATACCCTATCTCCGGAGGAATATAGGCATTGTATTCCAGGACTTCAAACTCCTGAATAACAGAAACGTTTATGACAACATCGCCCTCGCCCTCAGGATCAGACGGGTTAGAGAGAAGGAGATAAAGGATAGGGTGCATGAGTCACTTAAGCTTGTAAATTTAAGGCACAAGGTCGACAGCTTCCCCAAGGCCCTTTCCGGAGGAGAGCAGCAGAGGGTAACGATTGCCAGAGCCATCGTTGGGGAGCCGACCGTGCTCATCGCCGATGAGCCGACAGGTAATCTCGACGCGGACAACACGTCGGGAATCATGGAGATATTCAGGGACATAAATGCAAAGGGAACGACCATTATCTTTGCGACTCATGACAGGGACCTGTTCAGGGGTACGGGATTAAGGGTTTTGGGGCTTGACGGTGGAAACTTCGTTACAGACGAGAAGGGGTAA
- the ftsX gene encoding cell division protein FtsX translates to MIYSIKLALKSLWYEKWINLLTVITIGAGLFMLGLVSLFLLNIETASRKLPERFSITVFLKTDISKDDTGRIRRYLGENSMVQGISYISKKKALEELKSTLSNSAYILEGLNENPLFPSLVIKLKRTAFDRRGVESLIKKIRSLRGVDDLVYGEELLGSINKIRSLVKFLSAALIALFFAAIIFVCYSTVKILFYRRKEEIEIFKLLGATAGFIRGPFLIEGLVIGLLGGAFGGACLFGLYFLVERFIGSEFPLLLSLNLPPVLILALPVSGVILGVFGSSIAVGKLRF, encoded by the coding sequence GTGATATATTCGATCAAGCTTGCATTGAAGAGCCTCTGGTACGAAAAGTGGATCAACCTCCTCACAGTAATAACTATAGGTGCGGGACTGTTCATGCTTGGACTGGTCAGCCTCTTTCTTCTGAATATTGAAACAGCATCGCGCAAGCTGCCCGAGAGGTTTTCAATAACCGTGTTCCTCAAGACGGATATCAGCAAGGATGATACCGGGAGAATCAGGCGCTATCTCGGGGAAAACTCCATGGTGCAGGGGATAAGTTACATATCAAAGAAAAAGGCCCTCGAGGAGCTGAAGTCAACCCTCAGCAACTCCGCCTATATACTTGAGGGGCTGAATGAAAACCCCCTTTTCCCATCCCTTGTTATAAAACTTAAAAGGACCGCCTTTGACAGGAGGGGAGTTGAAAGCCTTATAAAGAAGATAAGAAGCCTGAGGGGGGTTGACGATCTTGTTTACGGCGAGGAGCTCCTTGGTTCAATCAACAAGATACGCAGTCTTGTGAAGTTTCTGAGCGCCGCGCTCATAGCGCTGTTCTTTGCGGCCATAATATTCGTCTGTTACAGTACTGTAAAGATTCTCTTTTACAGACGGAAGGAAGAGATAGAGATCTTCAAGCTCTTAGGTGCGACAGCTGGGTTCATAAGGGGACCTTTTCTTATCGAGGGACTGGTTATCGGGCTCCTTGGGGGGGCCTTTGGTGGTGCGTGTCTGTTCGGCCTTTACTTCCTGGTTGAGAGGTTTATCGGCAGCGAATTCCCGCTTCTGTTGAGCCTGAACCTCCCCCCCGTGTTAATACTGGCCCTGCCGGTATCCGGTGTAATACTTGGCGTTTTTGGTTCTTCGATAGCAGTAGGAAAACTCAGGTTTTGA
- the envC gene encoding murein hydrolase activator EnvC precursor gives MIGACFKGILSLLFILTLTVISPHGLSAGQNPKLQYKKIQREIKKRKEALDKTKKREYSILKELEATNRGLYKLKREIKILRKQLIKTNRKVSYVKKDIKDLSSRLDQQKKWLRRKLQAMQKYGAYGFSREETAGNIESPAMSLSDHFALILTSRNLPQMVRRWRYLERIAEYESTLMKDYSRNISGLKEKDAELSGLLKKLRGQRRNLLAKERSLREHKKQKRQILASIRKERDLYKNMISELKESSRKLRRMIEESEKKKYIQKGFSKMKRRLPWPVSGTVALPYGSYRDPQFRTPVFRNGIHIKSRDGEVVRAVFSGKVVYADWFKGYGKVVIINHGEGYHTVYANLSDIFLKKGDIINEGDKIGRVGESGTINAPGLYFEVRFKGKPLNPLQWLKRKYSKRKRS, from the coding sequence ATGATCGGCGCGTGTTTTAAAGGGATCCTGTCTCTGCTTTTTATTCTCACCCTTACGGTTATTTCCCCCCACGGTTTATCTGCCGGGCAAAACCCGAAGCTGCAGTACAAAAAAATCCAGAGAGAGATAAAGAAACGCAAGGAAGCCCTCGATAAGACCAAAAAAAGGGAATATTCCATACTGAAAGAGCTGGAGGCCACCAACAGGGGACTCTACAAACTGAAGAGGGAGATAAAGATACTGAGGAAACAGTTGATAAAGACCAACAGGAAGGTCTCATATGTAAAGAAGGATATCAAGGACCTCTCTTCAAGACTCGACCAGCAGAAGAAATGGCTCAGGAGAAAGCTGCAGGCAATGCAGAAATATGGGGCATACGGATTCTCCAGGGAAGAGACCGCGGGGAATATCGAATCCCCGGCCATGTCCCTTTCTGATCATTTCGCTTTAATATTGACGTCAAGAAATCTCCCCCAGATGGTGAGACGCTGGAGATACCTCGAAAGGATAGCAGAGTATGAATCCACCTTGATGAAGGACTATTCCAGAAACATATCCGGTCTCAAGGAGAAGGACGCGGAACTCTCCGGACTTCTGAAAAAGCTGAGAGGTCAGAGGAGGAATCTGCTTGCAAAGGAGAGATCTTTAAGAGAGCATAAAAAGCAGAAGCGTCAGATCCTCGCCTCTATCAGGAAAGAGAGGGATCTCTATAAGAATATGATCTCCGAACTGAAGGAATCCTCAAGAAAGCTGAGGAGGATGATAGAGGAGTCCGAAAAAAAGAAGTATATACAGAAGGGCTTCTCAAAGATGAAGCGGAGGCTTCCCTGGCCGGTTTCAGGTACTGTTGCATTACCCTATGGAAGTTACCGCGACCCCCAGTTTAGGACACCTGTGTTCAGAAACGGTATACATATAAAGTCCAGAGATGGCGAGGTCGTCAGGGCGGTATTCTCCGGCAAGGTCGTTTATGCGGACTGGTTCAAGGGCTACGGCAAGGTCGTAATCATTAATCATGGCGAAGGATACCATACGGTATACGCAAACCTCAGTGACATTTTTTTGAAGAAAGGGGATATAATAAACGAAGGGGATAAAATCGGCAGGGTCGGTGAGTCAGGGACAATAAACGCCCCAGGTCTTTATTTTGAGGTCCGCTTTAAGGGTAAACCACTCAATCCTCTTCAATGGTTAAAAAGAAAATATTCCAAAAGAAAAAGGAGCTAA
- the ctpB gene encoding carboxy-terminal processing protease CtpB precursor, translating to MKRLRIFLAGWVVILVTVTGLFLFNQFMTGPARADSEAYEELKLFTEVLTIVNKNYVEKVNVKDLVYGAIRGMLKTLDPHSSFMSPDAYKEMQIDTTGEFGGLGIQIGIKDGILTVIAPIEDTPAWRAGIKAGDKIIKVEGEPTKDMSLIEAVHKMRGPRGTKVTITVFREGWKETKDFDIVRDIIKIKSVKYKVVDDSIGYVKISQFQQRTASELEKALKSLKGDKVDSLILDLRNNPGGLLKSAVDVSGEFLPPGKLVVYIQGRTGKKLDYLTKGKRPSYDWPMVVLVNQGSASASEIVAGAMKDWKRAVLIGVKTFGKGSVQSVIPLSDGSGLRLTTAKYYTPSGVSIQNTGIEPDIKVKLVVKNGKGHPVLREKDLSRHLENEQAPENGKETTKETTKDKKKEIVPLTIDEKDDTQLQRSIDLLKSWRIFKNMPLMKPEAAARGKSG from the coding sequence ATGAAAAGGTTAAGAATCTTCTTGGCAGGATGGGTTGTTATTCTCGTCACCGTAACAGGTCTGTTTCTCTTTAATCAGTTCATGACCGGTCCGGCAAGGGCCGATTCAGAGGCATATGAAGAACTTAAGCTCTTCACAGAGGTTCTCACCATAGTGAACAAGAACTATGTTGAGAAGGTTAATGTGAAGGACCTCGTTTACGGAGCCATCCGCGGTATGCTGAAGACCCTCGATCCCCACTCGAGCTTCATGTCCCCCGATGCATACAAGGAGATGCAGATAGACACCACGGGTGAATTTGGCGGACTCGGTATCCAGATCGGTATAAAGGATGGGATTCTGACTGTTATAGCTCCAATCGAGGATACCCCTGCCTGGAGGGCCGGGATAAAGGCAGGAGACAAAATAATAAAGGTAGAGGGTGAGCCCACAAAGGATATGTCGCTCATAGAGGCCGTTCACAAGATGCGTGGTCCCAGGGGGACGAAGGTAACGATCACCGTCTTCAGAGAAGGCTGGAAGGAGACGAAGGATTTCGATATAGTAAGGGATATAATCAAGATAAAGAGTGTTAAGTACAAGGTTGTGGATGATTCCATAGGCTATGTGAAGATCAGCCAGTTTCAGCAGAGGACCGCTTCCGAGCTTGAGAAGGCGCTGAAGTCGTTGAAAGGAGATAAGGTTGATTCCCTCATACTTGATTTGAGGAATAATCCCGGAGGCTTGCTCAAGAGCGCTGTGGATGTGTCGGGGGAGTTTCTGCCGCCAGGCAAACTCGTTGTGTATATACAGGGCCGGACAGGCAAGAAGTTGGACTATCTTACCAAGGGTAAACGTCCATCCTATGACTGGCCGATGGTTGTCCTGGTGAACCAGGGAAGCGCCTCCGCCTCGGAAATCGTTGCCGGCGCCATGAAGGACTGGAAGCGTGCGGTGTTGATCGGTGTTAAGACCTTCGGCAAGGGGTCCGTGCAGAGCGTCATACCCTTAAGTGACGGTTCAGGACTAAGGCTTACCACTGCAAAGTACTATACGCCGAGCGGGGTATCGATTCAGAATACCGGGATAGAACCGGATATTAAGGTTAAGCTCGTTGTAAAAAACGGGAAAGGACATCCCGTTCTGCGTGAAAAGGACCTCAGTCGTCATCTTGAGAATGAACAGGCACCTGAAAACGGCAAGGAGACAACAAAGGAGACAACAAAGGATAAGAAGAAGGAGATTGTCCCGCTTACCATTGATGAGAAGGACGACACCCAGCTTCAGAGGTCCATAGATCTCCTGAAGAGCTGGAGGATTTTCAAGAATATGCCTTTAATGAAACCTGAAGCTGCTGCCAGGGGTAAAAGCGGGTGA